The sequence below is a genomic window from Mercenaria mercenaria strain notata chromosome 14, MADL_Memer_1, whole genome shotgun sequence.
atttaaacgagttgtagGCCGCAGTGATAACGGATAAAAGTAAACACTACAGAGTAATGTAAGCCGAAGACCAAAACTTCCCTCCGTGTGGTTTTCAGCATTGCAGGAATTCACGCAGACCTGGTCACCTTTCTTTCGGCgtttgacaacaatattgcaaacCTCATATTTgaattgaaagataaataaacatTGCATATAAGATAATAATATATTACTCGAGTTTTGTCTCTATTGTCCATCCATACTTCGAACATAGACCTATACGCTATCTAATACCaccaaaaatattttcatatatagtaAGACATCTTACTGAACTTTGTTTGCATTTTTGCGGTGCattatcaatataaataaatcGAAACGCAGAAGAATGAAGGTAGTAGTCAACTGTTAAAAACGAAAGGTATTAAGAACAGGTAGCCATTCATTATTTTGACCAGACCCAAAACAAAGCGCGAGATGCTTTATACTTAAACATAGAGACAAAATTGGCATACCAGCTTAGCTTTTTGTTCGAAAACCTTTTCGTTTGCTTTACTCTGTACATGACAACACACTATATATTAATCACCTGGCACCTGAAGATGTTGTGTTGAATGAAATACATCTACAGCGGTTTTACTGTTAACCATCAAGTCTGCTGTTGTGTACATCTTGATGACGACCAATAAAAGATGTGACATATATACGCAATCTTCTGGATTCACCACTGTGTTTGCTGTATCTATAAACATAATTGTTTATTACCCGCTGTGTTCACAGTTTAATGCAAAAAGCCCATGTAATAATATGTAATACCCTTCGCGAACCATTGTAAACTTACTCAGTGTGGGCTACCTGTGGCTAGACCTTTGCGAtcttacatttgattttaagtGATCCATCTCAGTTACAAGTTCCTGttgaattgtatttttttaaatatggttAATGTGTGCCTCTCAATAAAGGAATGAAAAAGTTATGTCCAAATATAGAAAATGAGTGTTGGAAGGTCAAggtgaaatatttatatatcagTGTGAATGACTTGTGACTAACATTAATGTGTGTTAGTTCCAAAACGATTCATCAGGAAAATGTAGGTTTAACTTGGTGATTGACAAACAGAGCAAAAGAAATATGCCCCAAGATCATTTGATTCCAGGGACATACAAAACActggtaaaaataaaatactttctgAATCCTACACCTAAACTGAATGAAACGATATCAAAACAAGTGGTAACCGTCTGTGATTTATTGCTTGATTTTATCATTGCCATTGTGACTAGCACAGACTATCTTGGTTTTGATAATCTATCTATCCACAATGAAGCAATGGCAAAAACGCGgccatgtttcatgtaaataagACAGTTAATGTAAACTAAACCATTCATATAAATCAACCGTCTACTCCTAGAATACTTTATTTGGGATTACAATCATCTAAAATGGTTCCTTTCTACCGCTGAACATAAAACGAGAAAAAGAGATCTTACACGAAAATGGCTGTAGGTTATAACACATTAGAGAAAAGGATGTCAccaagtttacaagtttattcatACTCAATTCATGTAGTACATGACAATATGAGctataacatatatacaaattataatatataaaagacATGTAAACATATACGTGTCTCGTTTTGTACAAAGAAGGGAGATACGTTTTCAATAGTAGTCAACATGCAATCATAAACTTCAATGTATATTACTTCTACatagaaatatcaaatacaaaatggcCCGATAGATAATAGGTGGCGTTTCTAACAGAGACGAATTAATAAAACCAGTTAGTGCATTGAAAACAGTTCAAACTTTGCATAATACAAATAGTTCCTGAAATTTACCtgttatgaaattaaataataatttcctttacaaacatacaaaaatgtcTGTATTTATCAAAATGCTTTGTGTTAATGTTCATAATAGATTTAAACAGCATAATATTTGGGCGTCTTAAATTTTGTCGTTCTAGTAATCTTCTTCTTAATACAGACAGTTCTTTACATTCTAACAAATAGTAATATTCATCACCTATACTTCCTATACAATTACACAGTGTACATTTACGtaagtgaagttctgttccattcCAGCTTCCCGTTTCAACCGGGAGTCTGTTATTACGCGTTCTAAATTTAATTACATATCTAAGTAAGTTGTGGGGTGTATTAACTAAGTAAGGTTCAAACTggaatttttctttaaacaatcgATAATTTTTACATTTGCTTGAATTATTGATGGTGGAATACCATTCATTCAAAAATAGATCGGACAACTTCTGTTTGACGCATGCAATCAACCATTTGTGGTTTGGAAATTCTTGATTAGTCCACACATTAAGTAAACCacatttaacaaatatatcaCAGATATGTTTGATCCATTGAAATGTCTGCCTATTAACATTTACACGTTTATTAAAATTGCTAAGTACTATAACGTATAGGGAACAAGACAACTTAAAAGCATAAGGGACAACAAGTTTAGACCAAAAGCTAACCATCCTGGTATCTATATCAATACTTAATGGTTTAACACCAGTTTCACCATATACAATGCAATTGGGTGTACTTGATTTCAGACCCAGTATATGTTTAAGATATTTCAATTGTATTTTTTCAAGAACATTATTATTACAATAACCCCAACATTCACAACCATACAATAAAATAggtttaacaagtttatcaaataaatcaatCTGCGTATCTATAGGTAATTGtaggttttttgctttttttaatagACAATACATAGCTTTGGTAGCTTGGTTTGCAATATGCTGTTTCGCCTTAGAAAAACAACCACTTCTACTAAATGATATACCCAAATATTTGtattcgtcaacaatttctaaaatctcattcttataagtaaaattatactGTAAGGATCTTCCTTTAGAAAATACAATAACTCTCGTTTTGGATGTATTGACCGTTAATTTCCAATTATAACAATAACATTCATATAAATTAATAGCATTTTGTAAATCAGTAGCCGACTCTGATACTATAACAGTGTCGTCTGCATACAGAATAACAAATAATTTAACTAAACCAATCAGTTCATTATTTAGAGTAACTCCTTGGGCACTATTTCTGCTTTCAAAATATTCGTGTAGATCGTTGAGatagaatgaaaacaaaagagGTGACAGATTTTCACCCTGTCTTACACCAATGATGCATGGGAAAAAAATCCGATTTTTCACCATTTACACACACACACGTCTTAGCATTATTATAAATCAAATCTATGAATGCACAAAAAAGCTTCTTTCTAAAATTATGCAGTAAATCGATAAGCATCTTAAGTACGTACATCTTATCAACGGTGGAATATCCCTTTCTAAATCCTGCTTGGTACTGATTTATAAGCTCATTTTCCTCTGCAAATTTTTGTAAGCGTATATTTAATATAGACGTAAACAATTTACCCCAAAGCAACTAAGTATCGTTATTGGTCTATAATTGCTGGGTTCAGTAACATCACCCTTGTTTTTAAATATCGGGTTAATTATACCAACTGTCCAACAATCAGGTACAATACCATGgttaaaaacaatattgaaaaGCTTATGGTATGCGTGTTTCAAAATAGGTATACAGTGTTTTATATGTTCATTCAAAACTTCATCTAACCCacatgctttattatttttagcgCTTTCACAGCAAATTCAATTTCTTCAATTGATATTTCTCTGTTAAGCATATCATTATTAATAGGATGTATATTTGGCATGTCATTATCTGGTGGCATATCGTCACCATTACTACTACTGttaacagttttgaaaaaaatcatacatatattttaactgTGCGGCAACAACATTTTTCTTACCACCATTCAAAATTTCCAATACTCTCTAGGGcttgattttttcaatttttttagtttttctacatttgaccttttgaattttttatgattttcattcatagattttttatataatctactgcaagatttcaaattttgcttatttaattcatttttccgTAATTTATACAGATATTTTGCTCGGTGAAAATTACGCCGTGCTGTTTTACAGTCAGCATTGAACCACCTTGGCATAGAATTAGTTTTCCTTCTAGTACCACTTGGCTTATCATTAACACTGTTTCTAACAAAGCTATTTTCAACACTATTACCAAATACACAACATATATCTGTTACTATTTTGTTAACAATTTCCTGAGTACATGTATTATCATTTTCAATCTGACATAAttcttcatatattttgtttacacTACCAACTTcaatattagaaataaaatctTGTTTTTGGTTTCCATCCCATAACTTAGGTTTTTGATTTGTACTCTCCTGTATATTTCGGATTATAGCATCTCCAtactcaaaaataatttcaacagGATTATGAGCATTGGAATATAATGGACAAAAATCCAACACATTTAACTTGGAGATCAACTTAAACATACTAGTTGTACTGACAAAATCTATGGTACTAACATTTTTGCTTGTTACACACCCAGTGCGGTCACCATTAGTCCGTCCATTGAGTATATACATGTTATTGTATTTAAGAAAATCCATACGTTTATTGCCGTAATTATTCACAGACTTGTCTTCGTTATTTCTTTCTTGGTATACATTTgtaccaataaatacatttgctTCATGTGATAGTTCATTAAATAAATCAGTCATGTCATTCTCGTGAAAAATATCATAATCTGGTTCAACATATTCTTGGAGACGTTTTGTTCTGGAATTCCAGTCGCCGAATAAACAGATATGTTCGTACCTGTTTGCAAATGTATCTAATTCTGCCTGTATTTCGTTAAACGGATCATCGACAGCGAATATAGAGTTTTCGGGTGGCACGTATACCACACCATACATTATATCTCTTTTTTTAGTTAGTTTATTAGGAATCACGAACCACTGCACAAAAGGACAGCTGGTGTCAACAAAAGAAATAAGCGATTCTAGGTTACTTTTATAAGCTACACAAATACCATCTGATTTTCTACTGGCAATCGTTTTCCTATgtttaaaatataagttaaagTTTTCCAGATTAACAGTATCGAGCGAATCAGTCTTTGTTTCTTGAAGCCCAATAAcatcatatttttgtatcaaagAATTAAATTCTGGAGTATTTTGTCTGGATACTAAACCACAGACGTTTAATGATAAAACAGAAAAGTATTTTGTTTGGCCTACATTTTCGGAGTTTAATCGAGAGaagttattttcttcaaaattactcTGTCTACTTCCACTAATCCTATTGTTCTCAATACCGCGTTCTCCCTGCCTGGCCTAGTGACCAGGTGCATTGGAATTTGCATTTATGCTTTCATCCGTACAATTTTCAGGTCGAGTTTGTATGCTCGATTGAGGCCCCGTCTGGGGTGACAACAATTTCAGTGCAGTTTGATCAGATGGTGGATTTGAGGCACCCATAATTAAGCAATTATCACTTTCGTGCTCTTTTTCGACATGAAGTCTTTTGACGTAAGTTTCCTCTAGTGGAGATCAAGCTTTTTGCTTGTTTCTTTGTGCAGATTCAGAGCGTTCTCTATTGAACGCGCTAAATCTATTGGGGGTCCTGAAATCAATGGGTTGTCTCTGTTGCTCACGTCCGCGGGGAGGCATTTCTGCTCGATTTGGGAACTGTTTTCTCGTGTAATGCGGGGGGTCATATGCGTTTGCACGATTTGAATTGTTCCGTGTGTCACGATTCTCGTATGGATATCCTATTGCATATGCGTTTTCGTTTACTACTGCGTTATTGAATGGTCGTTTTGGATTTTTCAGGGTATTTGTGTCAGGGTCATACATCCTACCATTCATATAAAGTTTGTCACGAACCAGGAtacgtctgttttttttttcctcgttattatgatttttttcttttttaagttcgCGCATCACCAGAAACCCTTCTCAACCTAGTAGACTTAATTGCGCCAAAATATTACACCTGTTTATGTAAACCGTACACAGAACTTAGTGTTTTAACGGGATTTTCATTGTCATTCATATAAAGTTTGTCACGAACCAGGATACGTCTTTTTTTTTCCTcgttattatgatttttttttcttttttaagttcgCGCATCACCAGAAACCCTTCTCAACCTAGTAGACTTAATTGCGCCAAAATATTACACCTGTTTATGTAAACCGTACACAGAACTTAGTGTTTTAACGggattttcattgtatttataaGACATACttgtaatatttttttgatatacatgtactagtagaCTTGCTAAAGATAATTATACCAGTGTGAGTTGTTTTTTCATTCATGATGGACGCTTTGTCATTTCACGGAGCGTTTTACAAGACAGAGTGAAAAAAACACCCTTTCATCAAATTAGTATAATTTTTTCGTATAGCTAAAAATAGCTAGGATACATTATCAAGCAATCTGATGTGGCATAGGTCGTTGTAGCTAATTAAAACGAGCTTAATACGGCTTCGCTGAAATAGATATTACTGAGATACCGGTATCTCATTAATTATCTATGTTTAACTTTCAAAAGCTACAAATCTTACTTTAGACTTAAAGAAAGTGCAACATTAACCTTAACTTCCAAACATTATGCTCGGTGCTCTGGCTTAAAAAGATGCAGTGAACAAGACGTCTCAGTTTAGGCAGTATAGTAGCATGTGACTTTAACGTGGTCGTGTACAAATTTAAACACATACATTCaaaattctgtaaatatatgCCTTTGATAAAACATTTCGTAAACAGGATATTTCAGCGAAGTTTTCAACTTTTATACTATAAATCTTTGGTAGGAAACTATTCCTTTAAATGTTCAAAGCTTCTTACCATTTATTCTGAAGTGCTGTCAGTATACATTTGATGTGTTAAATGTCAAAGTTAGCGCCTGTCTTCTAAAGAATATCATACACACCATTTTAAAGTGACAGACTGTCTGTTGATTTTAGTCCAAGGGTACAATAATGTGCGAGAGTGAATAAAAACCAGCGGATGATGGTGTCAAATATTTAGTCTAAGATTTGTGTATCGCAAACTGTGACAAGTCAATTTCAACTGGAAATAAAATCGAACAATTtcagcatttctttttttttaaagcaaaatagttGTGAATATAAATGCAGAAAATTCAATACTGGCAAGGACTTCATGTTGTGTATAGTGGGAGATACAGGGCCCGAGAGCAGTTAATTGCCTGCTGATTATGAATCTCTTGTTATTAGTTATTCTGCACATTAGtcactgttgtttatttttagcgGGCTGTAAAGTGTTTCACACGCAtggagaaagaaaatattttcaacacaGAAACCTCCTTTTGTGATTCCGCAGATTGTGAATAGTACAAGTCTCTAGATATACCGAGGATATTCCTCCAGCTTCTGGAAAGTAAGTTTATACTAATAGCGCATGCAATCTGTGTATTCAGGAAAACACATTATTCTCACGCCTATATTACTGAACATGAAGCATATTTCATTAACCTATTGTAATAACTGACTATACTTAAAGCATATAAGGCTAATTAGTACCAGCAAAATATAGCATGTTGGAATCCGAAATGATATCACCAGATGAGTTACATCTAATGGTCGAAATAGAAATCATCACAGGTGGAGTTTTTTGCATACCAGTTACAATATACTActcaaaagaaatgaaataataattattatgataaaatcaatACAAAGTGGACGGACTGTTCTATATACgaaggctgttcaaaaataacgtagacttttgctgtcaaatgttgcttattgtgtaaataatGATGCGAAATATATCGTTGTAACAGCAACCGAAAATCATACTTTAGAAGCAAACGCcacaacaatgttcagtcatctgtgtctttatcttcaagtggtacaaacgattcTCAAATGGTCCAGAATTGCTTAAAAACAGCGGATATGGAGGGAGAAAACGGAAAAACTGCGAATGGACGTTAACGCATATGTATGATgccgtagataaagaccaagtaccCACGTTAAGTACCCTGTCCGAGATGCGTGTCATAAGTGCgcatacattttaaaattctaACCAATAACTTGTTATGACAAgtattgctcatgaaaatttataaaataaatttacaaatatgaattaatgcaaacttaatgaaagcatcacaatgaaggcacgacgtcgttaacgtcgttgaaatatgatcgccgtgcgccgggtccgtgtaagtgactgttttcgaggaggcgTAACTCCTGAATGCATGATCATAATCACGTCAAATGTGCAGTGCAGTTAGTGGAAAGATTGCAAATCATGAcggtatattttttgttttgcttcatgaaagtatataaatgctagagaaaaagtctacgttatttttgaagagccccCGTACCACTATTGGCAAATGTCATCTATGCCTGATGTATTGGCGAACTATACATCAGCTTATTGATAACTCTTTTGTAGACTACCAACGACTTCTAATTAACCCATTCAAGTTTCATTCATAGCACATTGATCTTAAGcttataatatacatttgtataaatcAAAGAGATCATTCATTTCAAGTGTAATGTACAAATACCCATAAAATATAACCCATAATTGGTCGCAAAAGTCGCACAACTAATACTGAGCCCAAGCCTATAAAAGTGTACCATGAATGATTAGGCATCTGTTGTATGAATTAATATTGATAAAGCATTGCCACTTTGCATTGAAAACTAGCTAGCTGCTTTTAGCACACAATTTCAATTATCCTTTTATTAGCATGCAGCTTACTTCATTTAGAGACACTCGTGCATTTTTCATCACATTACGTTGACCCTTCATGTTTATGTACTTTGTATGCGACATGTTGAATAGAACGAATTGTCTAACCACAACACGAATAATACTtgtaaatttaaagaattttcatttCCACTTAACAGCCACTTTCGCAACACTACGATTGGAATGACAaatgaaaactgaattttattacaCTTTAATCAATCATCAGATATTTACTAGTAGTAACTAGTATTCACAATACGTCCACTGACCAATTATCGCATTTTCGAGAGATTTACGGTATAAcacttaagtaaaatatttcaaataaatcgtAATTTCTTTAGCCCGCTGACAGTGAAAAAAGTTGATTTTATAATCAGTATGACGTATAcaaattacagcagaaacacattacataaaaattgccgacggttaagtttatttccgaaaatcttcATGAATCTCCGACAGCTTTAATtcggacagcgctaaaattagaaattagcggtctcgctGATTCAagtccacgcattaattagatatttcaccaaaaattgcgtttgcgctaaatttttgccgcgctaataaatgtacgcctacagtaaaGCATGTCCACATTGAAAATTGCTGCGTCCGCCAATACCAATAGGAAGTGGTAGCAggattcaaattaaaatgtggACTTATCTATGTAGTTGATTATTCATATTATAAAATGCTATTTGTAGCTGTTCCCTTTAAAACTCCGTATTGTTATTACATACCGATAATTGAACATGGATCCGGCCTTAGACCATATAATTTTAATTCATCtaacatttctttatttcacgGAAACAtatgttgttgttggtggtggtggtagtgttgttgtttttttttttaggggggtggggatgggggggttcatttttatttcaaatgtttacttAGTATGAGCAATCAAAACAATTGTTACAGTTGTATTCAATACAATCATGCACAACTTTATTATTCTGCATTGCACGGTTCCTCAAGGGAACAGATATACACCAGAGAAGGAAGTTAGTTTTAAGTTCGCGCTTCCTTCTGCATGGTCGCCGGCGAATCGTGAATCAACCCAAACGACATCACCCTGGTTCAAGCGAATCACTGCTACATTTCCACCCTGAAACAAATTGTTCTGTTAAAAATAAAAGACCAAACATGATACTAAACTCAGCTGTATTTCTATTCTACTTAGATAAAAATATGCTGTTGCAAAATAGAGCTAAAAGATACTGAAATGATGTTGCTGAAAAACAAATTGTATTAAAGCTTATTTATCATAATTGATTTTACAAATCAATATATGTAATCTCTATTCTATAccttaaaaattattataattaaaacataatagCAATATTCACTGTAATATCTTGTCCTGGGCTATGAGAATCCACAATGGCGTCGAGAACATTTTTGCTATTCACCATCAACTCAGCTACTATTCCCCTTGGAACAGTCTCATCGTTTTGACCAACGAAAAATGAGAACATGTACATGCCACCCTCAGGGCACGTGAACACACCAGAATGCGGACTGTAACCGTTTCCCTCGTTTGTTATAATCTGTTGAAAAGAAGTGAAGCAGTAACATACATAACGCACGATTGTATGCATACGTTCTTCTTCgtgcaaaaatatataataaaatgtttacgTTATGACCTAAATTATGTCGGTGGGAATCTAAAcccaacaacaataaaaatggtcgaaataaaaaaataacttacaGTCGgaatgtcaaaattttatatgtgcAGGAAAACTTTAACACGTAATCAAACCAGCTGGCCTGTTGCCCCGAATTTAGTGTTTACAAACTGGTATTAAGAGTTTGATACAAAAGaagaataaaacaagcaaacACTTAATATGTATTAAAAAGATCGTACTTGATTAAACTTAATCGTTTGGTGAGCTCCGAAGTCAACATCATGATCCAAATACACAGTAAATGCTATTCCCTCAGAACCTGAGCAAGATAAGCAAGGCAGTATGCAATGAGGACCTGAGTTATAGAAATGCGTTCAGACTGCAGAGGGCTGAACGGTGATCCTGTTTATTTCTATTCTCTGTCTGCGCACAGTTAGATGCAAGATGATGAGTAACAGTACATGGCAttgatgaaataagaaaatattatcaaatctGTAAGGTGAAttatatacaacaactattttTATGAGATGTGTAAAACATGTCTAGTAAATGATTCTCTTTATTTCAGTTTGGTGTATTTTCCTTTGCAACAATGTGTACCAGAACGAAAGCTGATTACCGATAATACATTTTATGTGAGTAATGTCCACGTCATACACTGTTTTACGTCAACATATCAAGACTGGATTTTAACTGGATTGTTCTCGACAACGCACGATGACCGTCTAAGAATTGAATAAAGACCTGACGGTCATTGGCAGTTCCTATAATTGTAATCAATTAAGTCACTTATTTACCTTGTCGTTTTCCAGCAGCCAGTCTTTCATTTGCTACCACGGTCCTTCTTAAGATTCGAGCTTGTCTTTGATGTTTAGTTCCGTGTCTCCTATCGTCAGTTTCTATCGACTCCCGATCATTCACATTGCTTGTTGCAACTGTTGCTTGTGGTCGGTTTGATTCGACGCTGAGCAAATTCTGACTTTCATTCTCATGTTCATCACCTGCTATGTGTGGAGATTTTTTGTCACcaactttctttttctttaataatCCAGCGGCCTTTAAAACCTCCCGAAAATAGCGTATATGATTTTTATTTAGTCGAGACCTTTCGTAGGCTTTTTGTACACGTGTCCTGTGCCTATGCACTATAAATTCAAAATCTTTGAAGTCACGCGCTTGTGATGCAATCTGTTTGGCTTGAGATCTAACTGTGCGCTccaaactttttatttttgacagGCTGTCTCTGAAAGATGTTattttggaaactttaaaaacactttttaccCAGTTGTTCATTTATCGGCTTACTAATAAGTgtacatgaaaaacaaaatgtgcaTGATCGGCCGAAAGaatgtattttcttatatatgataaaaggtaAGAGTATATTTGCCGATGGACAGAGCACCTATTATGCATATCGAATTTTTTAGGTTTTTACAATTTCGCATTAGTGAAGaacgtttctttttaattttacttacTGCTGTTGTTTCTCTAAAACTTCCAGTCTTTCCATCATCCTGTGGAGTTCATTATTTTGTTGTTCTCCAGCCACAAAACCCttatcaatatatacatataaaatgaatagaaaacaTAAATTGAGTAccatatttctttgttttaaaaacacagtTATATATGGTGTTTAAGCACTGATAATTGAGTTTTCGAAATAAGATAAGAAACTTAACAGTATGTCATACATGTAGTATAGGTCATGTTCTGTTACTTAGTGTTTTGTAACTTAAATCTATTTCTTACTTTATTTCACTCTTActcaacccttatcatgctataCACgactgtttctgcctttgcgaccgatgtggatcatgatcagtctgcacatccgtgcattctgatcatgatctgcactgttcgccatccattcagtattttaatttttggtaatcacccctttaaacagttaatggtactgtccaatttgaaagatggacaagtacaTTTCAGAAATTTATCAGAGTGGGggttaaatataatattatatataaaacctCTTACCTCGAGGACAGGTCTGTATAAAACAAAGCCGCGCTAAGTTTCAATGAGAAGGGATATTGAAGataatgttaaaatgtatatatgaaaaatacaaaataatggtAATAGATTATCTGCAAACCAAAGAATTTTGCAAATGCTCGTGTTATACCtgaaaattaaatacatgttatgcattttcattaaaaataatgtatagcagaaccatgttttaatatacatgtagttaaacaCGAAACAGGGGTTAAATTTATTGTAAGCATATCGGGTAAATTATACTACGCGGTGTATAACAGATTCGGTGTGTTTAAATGTATTGATATTTGGTtcttatatatctttttattataatatgtcttttttgtaaacaaataaatggTGCATGTGTGGTGTCAAATAAAGTATGTCAACCTGGCGTCAATGTTACcagattttaataatattaaaacacGGGAAGAAACACGCCCAGTGCGTGGAATAATTTAGACTTGTACTCTGTTATTCTATCAATGAATCAAGTGTTACGTTCTGTTATAGATGAAAGTAGATCAATTATCACTCTGTTTATGGGCCTGTATGGCGCAAAAAGATATGCCGGCGTGACTTCCATATTTCCGTGTTTCAATACAAAATGTGCATGATTTTTGTTCATATTGCACCTGTATATCCATTTGAGATATTTAATAAAAAGTAAACCAATGGTAATTTTGGCTTATGCTCAAATATACAATAACAGAGATATACGTACGTGGTCTGGGCAATCTCTCCGATATAGACACAGTGATATTGAAGTCAATGAAATGACTCTCGTCTGTTGCTTCTTGCGCACGCACCTGTGTAATAAACGAGTCTTGTATTATACAGGCTTGCAGGTCAATAGTCACTTAAGGACTTGTTATAATATTCACAGATTGTTTTTTCTCTCCGAGTTCTGACTTCAGTTCAGCAAGCATGTGTCTATATAGGTCATATAGCACAACCTGTGGACAGGCAATTTATGTAACGAGTCACTGAGGGTGTACACTTGTTTAATTTAACTAACCGGTCGATACTGAAAACTAAATACCCGAGGTTCGAAGGACTGAGTGCTAATAcatgaaatcaaaattaaatgttatagAATTTTGACTT
It includes:
- the LOC123526174 gene encoding uncharacterized protein LOC123526174 — its product is MVLNLCFLFILYVYIDKGFVAGEQQNNELHRMMERLEVLEKQQQDSLSKIKSLERTVRSQAKQIASQARDFKDFEFIVHRHRTRVQKAYERSRLNKNHIRYFREVLKAAGLLKKKKVGDKKSPHIAGDEHENESQNLLSVESNRPQATVATSNVNDRESIETDDRRHGTKHQRQARILRRTVVANERLAAGKRQGSEGIAFTVYLDHDVDFGAHQTIKFNQIITNEGNGYSPHSGVFTCPEGGMYMFSFFVGQNDETVPRGIVAELMVNSKNVLDAIVDSHSPGQDITGGNVAVIRLNQGDVVWVDSRFAGDHAEGSANLKLTSFSGVYLFP